One window of Thioclava sp. GXIMD4216 genomic DNA carries:
- a CDS encoding iron-containing alcohol dehydrogenase: MSFKQLADRTYSFFIPNVSLIGPGVSAEVGPRAKAFGYKKALLVTDKGIVAAGIADQIVRQLGEVGIETVVFDGAEPNPTDLNVHDGVKAYQGGACDFIVSLGGGSAHDCAKGVGLVTAGGGHIRDYEGIDKSTVTMTPLISVNTTAGTAAEMTRFCIITNSDTHVKMAIVDWRCTPLIAIDDPRLMEGKPAALTAATGVDALTHSIEAFVSTEANPITDACAEKAIKLISEYLRPAVANGQNIEARDAMTYAQFLAGMAFNNASLGYVHAIAHQLGGVYNLPHGVCNAVLLPHVCAFNLIAAPKRYAQIAQLLGVNTEGMDDMTAARAGLDAIRDLTVSVGIPSGLEELGVKREDFELMAQNAQKDACMLTNPRKASLQEVIAILEAAY, encoded by the coding sequence ATGTCTTTCAAGCAGCTTGCGGATCGCACCTATAGCTTTTTCATTCCGAATGTCAGTCTGATCGGCCCGGGTGTTTCGGCCGAGGTTGGCCCGCGCGCGAAGGCCTTTGGCTATAAGAAGGCGCTTTTAGTGACCGATAAGGGGATCGTCGCCGCTGGTATTGCCGACCAGATCGTCCGGCAACTGGGCGAGGTCGGTATCGAGACCGTGGTTTTTGACGGGGCCGAACCCAACCCGACCGATCTCAATGTGCATGACGGGGTCAAGGCCTATCAGGGCGGGGCATGTGATTTTATCGTCTCGCTCGGGGGCGGCTCGGCCCATGACTGCGCCAAAGGCGTCGGGCTGGTGACTGCGGGCGGTGGCCATATCCGCGATTACGAGGGGATCGACAAGAGCACGGTGACGATGACGCCGCTGATCTCGGTCAACACCACGGCGGGCACCGCCGCCGAGATGACCCGCTTCTGCATCATCACCAATTCCGATACGCATGTGAAAATGGCGATTGTCGACTGGCGCTGCACGCCGCTGATCGCGATTGACGATCCGCGCCTGATGGAAGGCAAGCCTGCCGCGTTGACGGCGGCCACGGGTGTGGACGCGCTGACCCACTCGATCGAGGCCTTCGTCTCGACGGAAGCCAACCCCATCACCGATGCCTGCGCGGAAAAGGCGATCAAGCTGATTTCCGAATATCTGCGTCCGGCGGTGGCCAATGGCCAGAATATCGAGGCCCGTGACGCGATGACCTACGCGCAGTTCCTTGCGGGTATGGCCTTCAATAACGCCTCGCTGGGCTATGTCCATGCCATCGCACACCAGTTGGGGGGCGTTTACAACCTGCCTCACGGCGTGTGTAACGCGGTGCTTCTGCCGCATGTCTGCGCCTTCAACCTGATCGCGGCTCCGAAACGCTATGCGCAGATCGCGCAACTGCTCGGGGTCAATACCGAAGGCATGGATGATATGACTGCCGCGCGGGCCGGCCTTGATGCCATCCGTGATCTAACGGTGTCGGTCGGGATTCCGTCCGGACTGGAAGAGCTGGGCGTGAAGCGGGAAGATTTCGAGCTGATGGCGCAGAATGCCCAGAAGGATGCCTGCATGCTGACCAATCCGCGCAAGGCCTCGTTGCAGGAGGTGATTGCCATCCTCGAAGCTGCATACTGA
- a CDS encoding PhoX family phosphatase produces the protein MSKLPPHKMPADEWDELHFPRPEENDFDRVVERAISRRGFLSGIVAFGSGAVAMGAGLLNSTSAQAQAVSRFPFTPIDAQTDMTVHVPEGWNWKPMVSWGDALFEDVRGFEATTGVSLADSDKVFGENTDGMETFQIGGHEILAVNNEYVNPETNLPHTKDGVPQSAEDVRMLQNFQGVTVMEIAEGQGGFAPVKGSRFNRRLHHNAPMTMSGPAAGHALLQTAADAEGRNVLGTMGNCGAGKTPWGTYLTCEENFNGYFGGKAEGLSDLVQAGYERYGLADESQYGYEKFDARFDLSHNPNEPHRFGWVVEIDPTNPDSTPVKRTALGRFKHENAEVTLAPDGRVVVYLGDDERGEFLYRYVSTNPYVAGQPTDGLLDDGTLYVAKFNDDQTGEWMALTPESTGMDKAEMLIFARQAASKLGATTMDRPEWIAVNPYAVEAYCCLTNNKNRGVKPNAGGDETPVGGPNPRQANHYGQIVRWYPDEDDHAKDTFRWDLFVMAGNPTVHGDAYAGSKNVTQGNMFNSPDGMTFDSAGLLWIQTDGEDSNEGDFAGMGNNQQLAGDPVTGEIARFLTGPTGCEITGLCWSADRRTMFVGIQHPGGSWPSDSGLPRSTVIAVKRDDAALVG, from the coding sequence ATGAGCAAGCTGCCGCCACACAAGATGCCCGCAGATGAATGGGACGAGCTGCATTTCCCCCGTCCGGAAGAGAATGACTTCGACCGTGTTGTCGAACGCGCAATCTCGCGCCGTGGTTTCCTGAGCGGGATCGTAGCCTTTGGTTCGGGCGCGGTCGCGATGGGGGCGGGGCTTCTGAATTCGACCTCGGCACAGGCGCAGGCCGTGTCGCGCTTCCCTTTCACGCCGATTGACGCGCAGACCGATATGACCGTCCACGTCCCCGAGGGCTGGAACTGGAAGCCGATGGTCAGCTGGGGCGATGCCCTGTTCGAGGATGTGCGCGGGTTCGAGGCCACCACAGGTGTGTCGCTGGCAGACTCCGATAAGGTCTTTGGCGAGAATACCGACGGTATGGAGACCTTCCAGATCGGCGGGCACGAGATCCTTGCCGTGAACAATGAATATGTGAACCCCGAAACCAACCTTCCCCACACCAAGGACGGCGTGCCGCAATCGGCTGAGGATGTGCGGATGCTGCAGAATTTCCAAGGTGTCACGGTGATGGAAATCGCCGAAGGGCAGGGCGGTTTCGCGCCGGTCAAGGGATCGCGCTTCAATCGCCGTCTGCATCACAATGCGCCGATGACCATGTCCGGTCCGGCAGCGGGTCATGCGCTGTTGCAGACGGCTGCGGATGCCGAGGGCCGGAATGTGCTGGGCACGATGGGAAATTGCGGGGCGGGCAAAACCCCGTGGGGCACCTATCTGACCTGCGAGGAAAACTTTAACGGCTATTTCGGTGGCAAGGCCGAGGGGCTGTCGGATCTGGTGCAGGCCGGTTACGAACGGTACGGGCTGGCAGACGAAAGCCAGTATGGCTACGAGAAATTCGATGCGCGCTTCGATCTTTCGCATAACCCCAACGAGCCGCATCGCTTCGGCTGGGTGGTCGAGATCGACCCGACCAATCCCGATAGCACGCCGGTCAAACGCACCGCTCTGGGCCGTTTCAAGCACGAGAACGCCGAGGTGACGCTGGCGCCCGACGGGCGTGTGGTGGTGTATCTGGGCGATGACGAGCGCGGCGAGTTCCTGTATCGCTACGTGTCGACCAACCCCTATGTCGCGGGTCAGCCGACGGATGGTCTTCTGGATGACGGCACGCTTTATGTGGCCAAGTTCAATGATGACCAGACCGGCGAATGGATGGCGCTGACGCCGGAGAGCACCGGCATGGACAAGGCCGAGATGCTGATCTTTGCGCGTCAGGCGGCCTCGAAGCTGGGCGCGACCACGATGGACCGTCCCGAATGGATCGCCGTCAACCCCTATGCGGTCGAGGCCTATTGCTGCCTGACCAATAACAAGAACCGTGGTGTGAAGCCCAATGCCGGTGGTGACGAGACCCCCGTTGGTGGTCCGAACCCGCGTCAGGCCAACCATTACGGCCAGATCGTACGCTGGTATCCCGACGAGGATGACCATGCGAAGGATACGTTCAGATGGGATCTGTTCGTGATGGCGGGCAACCCGACCGTGCATGGCGATGCCTATGCCGGCTCGAAAAATGTCACGCAGGGCAATATGTTCAACTCGCCCGACGGGATGACCTTCGACAGCGCGGGCCTGTTGTGGATCCAGACCGATGGCGAAGACAGCAATGAAGGTGATTTCGCAGGCATGGGCAACAACCAGCAACTTGCGGGCGATCCCGTCACCGGCGAGATTGCGCGCTTCCTGACCGGCCCGACGGGCTGCGAGATCACCGGCCTGTGCTGGTCGGCAGACCGCCGCACGATGTTTGTCGGCATCCAGCACCCCGGCGGAAGCTGGCCTTCGGACAGCGGCCTGCCGCGTTCGACCGTGATCGCGGTCAAGCGTGACGACGCCGCGCTGGTTGGCTGA
- a CDS encoding DUF2322 family protein, translating into MIAPTASFKDNLALLPPIDGLSHIELLDATGTVLARIENKPGKQGSLAVYHYLAQMFGALDAQAATYAIALFAEHSLDAKARPGAHPNIDRLFEITQGAPAQTLRVVAKV; encoded by the coding sequence ATGATCGCCCCCACCGCCTCTTTCAAAGACAATCTGGCGCTTTTGCCACCCATCGACGGGCTGAGCCATATCGAATTGCTGGATGCGACAGGGACGGTTCTGGCCCGCATCGAGAACAAGCCGGGCAAACAGGGCTCGCTTGCCGTCTATCACTATCTCGCCCAGATGTTCGGGGCGCTGGATGCACAGGCCGCAACCTACGCCATCGCGCTTTTTGCCGAACATAGCCTTGATGCCAAGGCCCGCCCCGGGGCGCATCCCAATATCGACCGGCTGTTCGAGATCACCCAAGGAGCGCCCGCGCAGACGCTGCGCGTGGTCGCCAAGGTCTAG
- a CDS encoding EamA family transporter, with translation MTLSAILLVLCAAFLHAGWNLLAKRAAQAGPVFVLAYSACACLIYTPWVVWIFWRSHIAESAAGLDATGPSLTGLLVMVASGLIHLAYNLCLQQGYAKADLSVVYPVARGTGPLVSVLGAFVLLQEPASLTGIAGMLCVVTGIVLIASQGRLAMFWRPEGRTGLLWGLLTGSLIACYTLTDATAVKLLGVAPVLLEWVCNLMRVAMLAPLALKNRHLAGQRMQGHWRRAAAIGLFSPLAYILVLTAIAHGAPLSLVAPLRESSMMVGALLGMVLLKEAVGPARLAGCAILVLGVVLLSGS, from the coding sequence ATGACGCTATCTGCCATTCTTCTGGTGCTCTGCGCCGCTTTTCTTCACGCGGGCTGGAATTTGCTGGCAAAACGGGCGGCTCAGGCCGGACCGGTTTTCGTGCTGGCCTATTCGGCCTGCGCCTGCCTGATCTACACGCCTTGGGTGGTTTGGATTTTCTGGCGCAGCCACATTGCGGAAAGCGCCGCAGGCCTTGATGCCACCGGCCCGAGCCTCACGGGGCTACTGGTGATGGTGGCCAGCGGGCTGATCCATCTGGCCTATAATCTCTGCCTGCAACAAGGTTATGCCAAGGCCGATCTGTCGGTCGTCTATCCGGTCGCCCGCGGGACGGGGCCGCTTGTGTCGGTGCTCGGGGCGTTTGTTCTGCTGCAAGAGCCTGCCAGCCTCACGGGCATCGCGGGGATGCTCTGCGTGGTGACGGGGATCGTGCTGATCGCGTCACAAGGACGGCTGGCGATGTTCTGGCGACCGGAGGGGCGGACGGGCCTGCTTTGGGGGCTGCTCACCGGCAGCCTGATTGCCTGCTACACCCTGACCGATGCGACCGCCGTCAAGCTGCTGGGGGTGGCACCTGTCCTGCTGGAATGGGTGTGCAACCTGATGCGCGTGGCCATGCTGGCCCCTCTGGCCCTGAAAAACCGCCATCTTGCAGGTCAGCGCATGCAGGGGCACTGGCGACGGGCAGCGGCCATCGGGCTCTTTTCGCCACTGGCCTATATTCTGGTGCTCACCGCCATCGCGCATGGGGCACCGCTCAGCCTCGTGGCCCCGCTGCGCGAAAGCTCGATGATGGTCGGGGCCTTGCTGGGGATGGTACTGCTGAAAGAGGCTGTCGGTCCGGCACGTCTGGCAGGATGCGCCATTCTGGTGCTGGGGGTCGTCCTGCTCTCGGGCAGCTAG
- a CDS encoding GTP-binding protein, translating to MSVEDTRLPVTVLSGFLGAGKTTLLNAILNNREGRRVAVIVNDMSEVNIDADLVRSGGAELSHAEEKLVEMTNGCICCTLRDDLLAEVRRLAEEKRFDYLLIEGTGIAEPLPVAATFEFRDENGDSLSDVARLDTMVTVVDAANLLNDYSSHDFIADRGESLGEGDERRIVDLLVDQIEFADVVVLNKVSDAGPAKVDAARKIITSLNPDAQIIETDHSQVAPERILDTGLFDFDTAHDHPLWAKELYGFADHVPETEEYGVSSFVYRARLPFHPQRIHDALNGPLRGVIRAKGHFWLATRPDWLAEFSLAGALSAVRPMGIWWASVPQDRWPDSPSARQYLEHHWAEPYGDRRQELVFIGAGLDKEGITKALDAALVDPEECPPHRWADLPDPFPRWRQPEAA from the coding sequence ATGTCAGTCGAAGATACCCGCTTGCCGGTCACGGTGCTTTCAGGTTTTCTGGGCGCCGGAAAAACGACATTGCTGAATGCGATCCTGAACAATCGCGAAGGCCGCCGTGTGGCGGTGATCGTGAATGATATGTCCGAGGTGAATATCGACGCCGATCTGGTGCGTTCGGGCGGGGCAGAGCTGAGCCATGCCGAGGAGAAGCTCGTCGAGATGACGAATGGCTGCATCTGCTGCACCCTGCGTGACGATCTTCTGGCCGAGGTGCGCCGTCTCGCGGAAGAAAAGCGTTTCGATTATCTGCTGATCGAAGGCACCGGTATCGCCGAGCCGCTGCCTGTGGCGGCGACTTTCGAGTTCCGCGATGAAAACGGCGACAGCCTCTCGGATGTGGCGCGGCTTGATACGATGGTGACCGTGGTCGATGCGGCCAACCTGCTGAACGACTATTCCAGCCATGATTTCATCGCCGATCGCGGCGAAAGTCTGGGCGAGGGCGACGAGCGGCGGATTGTCGACCTGCTGGTTGACCAGATCGAGTTCGCGGATGTGGTGGTGCTGAACAAGGTCAGCGATGCGGGGCCTGCCAAGGTGGATGCGGCGCGCAAGATCATCACCTCGCTGAACCCTGATGCGCAGATCATCGAGACGGACCATTCGCAGGTTGCGCCCGAGCGTATTCTCGACACGGGCCTGTTCGATTTCGACACCGCGCATGACCACCCGCTCTGGGCGAAAGAGCTGTATGGTTTTGCCGATCATGTGCCGGAAACCGAGGAATATGGCGTGTCCTCTTTCGTGTATCGCGCGCGTTTGCCCTTCCATCCGCAACGCATCCATGATGCGCTGAACGGGCCGCTGCGGGGGGTGATCCGTGCAAAAGGCCATTTCTGGCTTGCGACCCGCCCCGACTGGCTGGCGGAGTTCTCGCTGGCGGGGGCGCTTTCGGCGGTGCGCCCGATGGGGATCTGGTGGGCATCGGTGCCGCAAGATCGCTGGCCCGACAGCCCCAGCGCGCGGCAATATCTCGAACATCACTGGGCCGAACCCTATGGCGACCGCCGTCAGGAACTGGTGTTTATCGGGGCGGGGCTCGACAAGGAGGGGATCACCAAGGCGCTTGATGCGGCCCTTGTCGACCCCGAAGAGTGCCCGCCGCATCGCTGGGCCGACCTGCCCGACCCCTTCCCGCGCTGGCGTCAGCCCGAAGCGGCCTGA
- the bioB gene encoding biotin synthase BioB, which yields MSTTASTWTSQAAKSLYDMPLMDLLFRAQSVHRENFDPNQIQTSRLLSIKTGGCAEDCAYCSQSARNGSQLSASKMIEVERVLSAARKARDGGATRFCMGAAWREPKERDMDALVAMVEGVRGLGMETCMTLGMLDDSQVIRLRDAGLDYYNHNIDTSERYYPEVITTRSFADRIDTLNRVKEAGIKVCSGGILGMGEHAQDRVDMLVTLANLNPAPDSVPVNMLMPQADTPLAEAKPVDPIDFVRLIATARIMMPASYVRLSAGRSEMSDEMQALCFLAGANSIFVGETLLTAENPEEDKDAVLFAKLGLRAETMAGRCETKAAE from the coding sequence ATGTCTACTACAGCCAGCACTTGGACCAGCCAGGCCGCAAAGTCTCTTTATGATATGCCGCTTATGGATCTCCTTTTTCGCGCTCAATCGGTGCATCGGGAGAATTTCGATCCTAACCAGATCCAGACTTCCCGCCTTCTATCGATAAAAACCGGCGGCTGTGCCGAGGATTGCGCCTATTGTTCGCAATCGGCGCGGAACGGCTCGCAGCTTTCCGCTTCGAAGATGATCGAGGTGGAGCGTGTTCTCAGCGCGGCCCGCAAGGCGCGTGACGGAGGGGCCACGCGGTTTTGCATGGGGGCGGCATGGCGCGAGCCCAAAGAGCGCGACATGGACGCCCTTGTGGCGATGGTCGAAGGGGTGCGCGGTCTGGGTATGGAAACCTGTATGACGCTTGGTATGCTGGATGACAGTCAGGTGATCCGCCTGCGCGATGCCGGTCTCGATTATTATAACCATAATATCGACACCTCCGAGCGCTATTATCCCGAGGTGATCACCACGCGTAGTTTCGCTGACCGGATCGACACCCTCAATCGCGTGAAAGAGGCGGGGATCAAAGTCTGCTCGGGCGGTATTCTGGGGATGGGCGAGCATGCGCAGGACCGCGTCGATATGCTGGTCACGCTGGCCAATTTGAACCCTGCGCCCGATTCCGTGCCGGTCAATATGCTGATGCCGCAGGCGGATACGCCCTTGGCAGAGGCCAAGCCGGTGGACCCGATCGACTTCGTGCGGCTGATCGCGACGGCACGGATCATGATGCCGGCCTCCTATGTGCGGCTTTCGGCAGGGCGCAGCGAGATGAGCGACGAGATGCAGGCCTTGTGTTTCCTGGCGGGTGCGAATTCGATCTTTGTGGGCGAGACCCTGCTGACGGCAGAAAATCCCGAAGAGGACAAGGATGCGGTCCTGTTTGCCAAGCTCGGCTTGCGTGCCGAGACAATGGCAGGGCGCTGCGAGACAAAAGCCGCAGAGTGA
- a CDS encoding aminotransferase class I/II-fold pyridoxal phosphate-dependent enzyme has product MKALARLDDMLGHLEARHRRRVVAPRQGVDFASNDYLGLTGSAFLKEAALRVLARDVPLGAGGSRLLRGNHPEHEALEAEAAAFFGAQAALFMGGGFQANQAIFSTLPAAGDLVAYDALVHASAHEGFRLGRADLRSFAHNDVEAARQTIADWRASGGRGQVWIAVESVYSMEGDLAPLAAFDRLAQAEEAVLVVDEAHATGVFGPSGRGLAHGLQAEVLSLHTCGKGLGVSGGLVCGAKVFIDSLVSRARPFIFATAPAPFTAALLREVLAHLAATPALVAQAQARIAFAHDQARLHRIDRAGLHSQIIPVILGGDAQVMAWADRLRGQGFDLRGIRPPTVARGTARLRISVTGNVTPAEIAALFETLAAYQKEAA; this is encoded by the coding sequence ATGAAGGCTCTCGCGCGTCTGGACGATATGCTCGGCCATCTGGAGGCACGTCATCGCCGCAGGGTTGTCGCGCCACGTCAGGGGGTGGATTTTGCCTCGAACGACTATCTTGGCCTGACCGGCTCGGCCTTTCTCAAGGAGGCCGCGCTGCGGGTTCTGGCGCGCGATGTGCCTCTGGGCGCGGGGGGCTCGCGGCTCTTGCGCGGCAACCATCCCGAACACGAGGCGCTGGAGGCCGAAGCCGCCGCCTTTTTCGGTGCGCAAGCGGCGCTGTTCATGGGCGGCGGTTTTCAGGCCAATCAGGCGATCTTCTCGACGCTGCCTGCGGCGGGCGATCTGGTGGCCTATGATGCGCTGGTCCATGCCAGCGCCCATGAGGGCTTCCGGCTGGGGCGGGCCGACCTGCGCAGCTTTGCCCATAATGATGTCGAGGCGGCCCGCCAGACGATTGCGGACTGGCGGGCATCGGGGGGGCGCGGGCAGGTCTGGATTGCGGTGGAAAGCGTCTATTCGATGGAGGGCGATCTGGCGCCGCTGGCTGCCTTCGACCGCCTCGCACAGGCGGAAGAGGCGGTGCTGGTGGTGGACGAGGCCCATGCCACCGGGGTGTTTGGCCCGTCGGGGCGCGGGTTGGCGCATGGTCTGCAGGCCGAGGTTCTCAGCCTGCATACATGCGGCAAGGGGCTGGGCGTTTCGGGCGGGCTTGTCTGTGGCGCGAAGGTTTTTATCGATAGTCTGGTCTCCCGTGCGCGGCCTTTCATCTTTGCCACCGCGCCGGCCCCGTTTACGGCTGCACTCTTGCGCGAGGTTCTCGCGCATCTGGCCGCAACGCCTGCCTTGGTGGCACAGGCGCAGGCGCGGATTGCCTTTGCCCATGATCAGGCGCGGCTGCACCGGATCGACCGCGCCGGACTGCACAGCCAGATCATTCCGGTGATACTGGGCGGGGATGCGCAGGTGATGGCATGGGCCGATCGTTTGCGCGGGCAGGGGTTCGACCTGCGTGGGATCCGCCCGCCCACCGTTGCGCGCGGCACGGCGCGGCTGCGGATCTCGGTGACGGGCAATGTCACCCCTGCCGAAATTGCCGCCCTGTTCGAAACCCTCGCCGCCTATCAGAAGGAGGCCGCATGA
- the bioD gene encoding dethiobiotin synthase: MSAVIVTGTDTGIGKTVFAAGLTAALGAQYWKPVQSGLEEETDSLIVSRLAGVTPLPEAYRLRRPASPHLSAEAEGIEIDPDRLALPAVDGPLVVEGAGGVMVPLTRKAFFLDMFRLWQAPVILVARTALGTINHTALSLLALRSAGCSVIGVAFVGDPAPDVEQSIVDTCAIPRLGRLPLLPDLGRDSLARAFDGIDLATIRSHL, from the coding sequence ATGAGCGCCGTCATCGTTACCGGAACCGATACCGGCATTGGCAAAACCGTGTTTGCCGCAGGTCTGACAGCGGCGCTTGGTGCGCAGTACTGGAAACCTGTCCAGTCGGGGCTGGAGGAGGAGACCGACAGCCTGATCGTGTCAAGACTGGCAGGGGTGACGCCTCTGCCCGAAGCCTACCGCCTGCGCCGCCCCGCCTCGCCGCATCTGTCTGCCGAGGCGGAAGGCATCGAGATCGATCCGGACCGGCTGGCCCTTCCTGCGGTGGACGGGCCGCTGGTGGTGGAAGGCGCGGGGGGCGTGATGGTGCCGCTGACGCGCAAAGCCTTCTTTCTGGATATGTTCCGGCTCTGGCAGGCTCCGGTGATCTTGGTGGCGCGCACGGCGCTTGGCACGATCAACCATACCGCGCTGTCGCTTCTGGCGCTGCGTTCGGCGGGCTGTTCGGTGATTGGCGTCGCGTTCGTGGGCGATCCGGCCCCCGATGTCGAGCAGAGCATCGTGGACACCTGCGCCATTCCCCGTCTGGGCCGCCTGCCGCTGCTGCCCGATCTGGGGCGCGACAGCCTTGCCCGCGCCTTTGACGGCATCGACCTTGCCACCATCCGGAGCCATCTGTGA
- the bioA gene encoding adenosylmethionine--8-amino-7-oxononanoate transaminase, whose amino-acid sequence MTALAFDARHLWHPYTNVLDPGPMHLVTEAEGVWLTRADGGRMIDAMSSWWCTVHGHRHPAITAAMHRQLDRMPHVMFGGLTHMPAIDLGQRLVALLPEGLDRLFYCDSGSVAVEVALKMAVQYQRAMGHPERAEFATIRGGYHGDTWKAMSVCDPQTGMHSLFQGALSIQHFLPRPPIAFGQDWSADPAQNGLGALEVLLSRNAHRLAALIVEPVVQGAGGMYFYHPAWLQGAQALCRDYGILLILDEIATGFGRTGRLFAADHAAVTPDILCIGKALTGGHISMAATVATEAVARGIGESAANVLMHGPTYMANPLACVAAIASLELLHERDWAAEVAAISRQLAQDLAPARDLPHVVDMRVLGAIGVIEMDRPVDPDLAHRRACETGVWLRPFGRNIYCMPPFVITPAELRKVSTAMLELAEGAR is encoded by the coding sequence GTGACAGCCCTTGCCTTTGACGCCCGCCATCTGTGGCACCCCTATACCAATGTGCTCGATCCCGGTCCGATGCATCTTGTCACCGAGGCCGAGGGCGTGTGGCTGACCCGTGCCGATGGCGGGCGGATGATCGATGCGATGTCCTCGTGGTGGTGCACGGTGCACGGCCATCGCCATCCCGCCATTACCGCAGCGATGCACCGCCAGTTGGACCGGATGCCGCATGTGATGTTTGGTGGCCTGACCCATATGCCCGCAATCGATCTGGGCCAGCGCTTGGTGGCGCTTCTGCCCGAGGGGCTGGACCGGCTGTTCTATTGCGATAGCGGTTCGGTCGCGGTGGAAGTGGCGCTGAAGATGGCGGTACAATACCAAAGGGCGATGGGCCATCCGGAGCGGGCCGAGTTTGCCACGATCCGTGGTGGCTATCACGGCGATACATGGAAGGCGATGAGCGTCTGTGACCCGCAGACGGGGATGCACAGCCTGTTTCAGGGCGCGCTTTCGATCCAGCATTTCCTGCCGCGTCCGCCGATTGCCTTCGGGCAGGATTGGTCTGCCGATCCGGCACAGAACGGGCTGGGCGCGCTGGAGGTGCTCCTGTCGCGGAACGCGCACCGGCTGGCGGCGCTGATCGTGGAGCCGGTGGTGCAGGGGGCGGGGGGGATGTATTTCTATCACCCCGCGTGGTTGCAGGGCGCGCAGGCGCTGTGTCGGGACTATGGCATTTTGTTGATCCTGGACGAGATCGCCACGGGGTTCGGGCGCACGGGCAGGCTGTTTGCGGCGGATCATGCCGCCGTCACCCCCGATATCCTGTGCATCGGCAAGGCGCTGACCGGCGGGCATATCAGCATGGCGGCGACCGTCGCGACCGAGGCCGTCGCCCGTGGGATCGGGGAAAGTGCCGCCAATGTGCTGATGCATGGCCCGACCTATATGGCCAATCCTCTGGCCTGTGTGGCGGCCATTGCCAGCCTCGAGCTTTTGCACGAACGTGATTGGGCGGCCGAGGTGGCGGCCATTTCGCGCCAGCTTGCGCAGGATCTGGCCCCCGCGCGGGACTTACCGCATGTGGTCGATATGCGGGTTCTCGGGGCCATCGGCGTGATCGAGATGGACCGCCCCGTCGATCCGGATCTGGCGCATCGGCGGGCGTGCGAGACGGGCGTGTGGCTGCGTCCTTTTGGGCGCAACATCTATTGCATGCCGCCCTTCGTGATCACCCCTGCCGAATTGCGCAAGGTCAGCACTGCCATGCTGGAACTGGCGGAGGGAGCCCGATGA
- a CDS encoding pimeloyl-ACP methyl esterase BioG family protein: protein MKGQWLGPRKHRDLLLVFGGWALGAAAFAGMVGQTDVLLLDDYKDLTVDLPPLEGYAHIDLLAYSFGVAGAAHWLAGQKLVGRGLRLRRSVAIAGTLTPASVTSGIPPERVRATAEGLTAATFATFCRRAGLAGPAPQLDLEAARAELLEVMARGPAPAYAFDRIWIPRRDRIVPPQAQEYAWHSRAAAVRFVDAPHVPFRAGQDWQDWLQ, encoded by the coding sequence ATGAAAGGGCAATGGCTCGGGCCACGGAAGCACCGCGACCTGCTTCTGGTCTTTGGCGGATGGGCGCTTGGCGCGGCGGCTTTTGCGGGGATGGTGGGCCAGACCGATGTGCTTTTGCTGGATGATTACAAGGATCTGACGGTCGATCTGCCCCCGCTGGAGGGATATGCCCATATCGATCTTCTGGCCTATTCCTTCGGCGTTGCAGGCGCGGCGCATTGGTTGGCGGGGCAGAAGTTGGTGGGGCGGGGTCTCCGCCTCCGTCGCTCTGTCGCGATCGCCGGAACTCTGACCCCTGCATCGGTCACCTCCGGCATACCGCCCGAGCGGGTGCGGGCCACCGCCGAGGGGTTGACGGCGGCGACATTTGCCACCTTCTGCCGTCGCGCCGGACTGGCAGGCCCTGCGCCGCAGCTTGATCTGGAGGCGGCCCGTGCCGAATTGCTGGAGGTGATGGCGCGCGGCCCTGCGCCCGCCTATGCCTTCGACCGGATCTGGATTCCCCGCCGCGACAGGATCGTGCCGCCACAGGCACAGGAATATGCGTGGCACTCCCGCGCTGCGGCTGTGCGGTTTGTCGATGCACCCCATGTGCCGTTTCGGGCGGGGCAGGACTGGCAGGACTGGCTGCAATGA